A portion of the Oncorhynchus gorbuscha isolate QuinsamMale2020 ecotype Even-year linkage group LG07, OgorEven_v1.0, whole genome shotgun sequence genome contains these proteins:
- the LOC124039181 gene encoding delta-type opioid receptor-like: MEGTPVEIFKEDKCLTALVEDCYMNATSQSGYPEGHNLTFDSDWEEDPMSPIIPIITAVYSVVFVVGLVGNCLVMYVIIRYTKMKTATNIYIFNLALADALVTTTMPFQSTDYLLNSWPFGEVVCKVFISIDYYNMFTSIFTLTMMSVDRYVAVCHPVKALDFRTPIKAKIINICIWMLSSAAGVPALLLGGTQSNNGTTECALQFPEPYVYWDTLMKVCVFVFAFVVPVLIITVCYTLMVLRLKSVRLLSGSREKDRQLRRITRLVMVVVVVFVVCWTPIHIFILVKALVSVPETTAVMAAYFFCVALGYTNSSLNPVLYAFLDENFKRCFKDFCLPKKLKGDNASGKNNRSTVRGGREAPLPLENPDGTRKPA, translated from the exons ATGGAAGGCACTCCGGTTGAAATTTTCAAAGAAGACAAGTGCCTCACGGCGCTCGTCGAAGACTGTTATATGAATGCTACTTCGCAGTCTGGATACCCAGAAGGTCACAATCTGACTTTTGACTCTGACTGGGAAGAGGATCCCATGTCCCCAATCATCCCCATCATCACAGCTGTGTACTCCGTGGTGTTCGTGGTGGGCCTGGTGGGCAACTGCCTCGTCATGTACGTTATCATCAG GTATACAAAGATGAAGACAGCCACCAACATTTACATCTTCAACCTGGCTCTGGCCGACGCCCTGGTCACCACGACGATGCCTTTCCAGAGTACTGACTACCTGTTGAACTCGTGGCCGTTTGGCGAGGTGGTGTGTAAGGTGTTCATCTCCATCGACTACTACAACATGTTTACCAGCATCTTCACCCTGACCATGATGAGTGTGGACCGCTATGTCGCCGTCTGCCACCCGGTCAAGGCCCTGGACTTCCGGACGCCGATCAAAGCCAAGATCATCAACATATGTATCTGGATGCTGTCCTCTGCAGCAGGGGTACCAGCACTGTTACTGGGTGGCACCCAGTCCAACAATG gAACCACGGAGTGTGCCTTGCAGTTCCCGGAACCGTACGTGTACTGGGACACCTTGATGaaggtctgtgtgtttgtgtttgcctTCGTGGTGCCCGTGCTCATCATCACCGTGTGTTACACCCTCATGGTTCTGCGACTCAAGAGCGTGCGCCTCCTCTCGGGCTCCCGGGAAAAGGACCGGCAGCTGCGGCGCATCACCCGCCTGGTCATGGTGGTGGTCGTGGTGTTCGTAGTGTGCTGGACGCCCATCCACATCTTCATCCTGGTCAAGGCGCTGGTGAGCGTGCCCGAGACCACCGCCGTCATGGCCGCCTACTTCTTCTGCGTGGCGCTGGGCTACACCAACAGCAGCCTCAACCCCGTCCTCTATGCCTTCCTGGATGAGAACTTCAAGAGGTGCTTCAAGGACTTCTGCCTGCCTAAAAAGCTGAAGGGGGACAATGCCTCAGGGAAGAACAACAGGAGCACcgtgaggggaggaagggaggcccCACTTCCACTGGAGAACCCAGATGGGACTAGAAAGCCGGCATGA
- the LOC124039778 gene encoding tripartite motif-containing protein 16-like protein: MAQQAVLLDQDQFCCSVCLDLLKQPVAIPCGHSYCRSCIEGCWDQDDLKGIYSCPQCRQTFTPRPALMKNTILTEVVEKLKKTGLQAAPPDLCYAGPGDVACDFCTGNRKQKALMSCLVCLVSSCKRHLQPHYSVPALKKHKLVKASTQLQENICSRHDELLKIYCRTDQNCICYLCMVDDHKGHDTVSAAAERTEKQSQLGMSQQKLQQRIQEREKELKELQQAVESLKHSAQAAVEDSDRIFTELIHSIERRRSELKELIRDQEKAQVSQADGLLEQLEQEIAELRRRNAELEQLSHTEDHIHFLQSYQSLSSPSVSSDLPSIVIHPLQYFGDVNKSVSDVREKLEDFLKGEWTKISTKVNSVEVLLPPEPKTRECFLQYSCQLTLDPNTAQKYISLSEGNRKVTVVKAVNDPNPDHPDRFTDWWQVLCREGLSGRCYWEVECYHGTVFTAVTYKDISRVGMVNGSRFGYNDKSWGLEFSGNGYTFRHNNVETKVSGPQSSRVGVYLDHKVGTLSFYSVSDTMTLLHRVETTFTKPLYPGIWVGYVNNSAELCKL, from the exons ATGGCTCAGCAGGCAGTTCTGCTGGACCAGGACCagttctgttgttctgtctgtctggatctacTGAAGCAGCCCGTAGCTATTCCCTGTGGACACAGTTACTGTAGGAGCTGTATTGAGGGCTGCTGGGATCAGGATGATCTGAAGGGGATCTACAGCTGTCCTCAGTGCAGACAGACCTTCACTCCAAGGCCTGCTCTGATGAAAAACACCATATTGACTGAAGTGGTGGAGAAACTGAAGAAGACAGGACTACAGGCTGCTCCCCCTGATCTGTGCTATGCTGGACCTGGAGATGTGGCATGTGATTTCTGCACTGGGAACAGAAAGCAGAAAGCCCTCATGTCCTGTCTGGTGTGTCTGGTGTCTTCCTGCAAGAGGCACCTCCAGCCTCACTATAGTGTCCCTGCACTAAAGAAGCACAAGCTGGTCAAAGCTTCCACACAGCTACAGGAGAACATCTGCTCCCGTCATGACGAACTGCTGAAGATTTACTGTCGTACCGATCAGAATTGTATCTGTTATCTGTGTATGGTGGATGATCATAAAGGCCATGATACAGTCTCAGCTGCAGCGGAGAGGACCGAGAAACAG AGTCAGCTGGGGATGAGTCAGCAGAAGCTCCAGCAGAgaatccaggagagagagaaggagctgaAGGAGCTCCAACAGGCTGTGGAGTCTCTCAAG CACTCTGCACAGGCAGCAGTGGAGGACAGTGATAGGATCTTTACTGAGCTGATCCACTCCATTGAGAGAAGGCGCTCTGAGTTGAAGGAGTTGATCAGAGACCAGGAGAAGGCTCAAGTGAGTCAAGCTGATGGACTCCTGGAGCAACTGGAGCAGGAGATAGCTGAGCTGAGGAGGAGAAACGCTGAGCTGGAGCAGCTCTCACACACAGAGGATCACATCCATTTCCTCCAG agttatcagtctctctccagtcccagTGTCTCTTCAGACTTACCCAGCATCGTTATCCATCCTCTTCAGTACTTTGGAGATGTGAATAAGTCTGTTTCTGATGTCAGAGAGAAACTAGAAGACTTCCTTAAAGGAGAATGGACCAAGATCTCCACCAAAG TGAATTCAGTGGAGGTTTTACTGCCTCCAGAGCCCAAGACTAGAGAATGTTTCTTACAAT ATTCCTGTCAGCTCACACTGGACCCAAACACAGCACAGaaatacatctctctgtctgaggGAAACAGAAAGGTGACAGTTGTTAAGGCTGTTAACGATCCGAATCCTGACCATCCAGACAGATTCACTGATTGGTGGCAGGTCCTTTGTAGAGAGGGTCTGTCTGGACGCTGTTACTGGGAGGTGGAGTGTTATCATGGGACTGTTTTTACAGCAGTGACATATAAAGACATAAGTAGAGTAGGGATGGTTAATGGCTCTAGATTTGGATACAATGACAAGTCTTGGGGTTTAGAGTTCTCTGGTAATGGTTATACTTTCAGACACAATAATGTTGAGACTAAAGTATCAGGCCCTCAGTCCTCCAGAGTAGGAGTGTACCTGGATCACAAGGTAGGTACTCTGTCCTTCTACAGCGTCTCTGACACaatgaccctcctccacagagTCGAAACCACGTTCACTAAGCCCCTCTATCCTGGGATATGGGTTGGGTACGTAAACAATTCTGCTGAGCTGTGTAAACTGTAG
- the LOC124038982 gene encoding E3 ubiquitin-protein ligase TRIM47-like, with product MALEETTTVQKAQQAVLLDQDQFSCSVCLDLLKEPVTIPCGHRYCRSCIEGCWDQDDLKGIYSCPQCRQTFTPRPALRKNNMLAEVVEKLKKTGLQADPPDLGYAGPGDVACDFCTETRKQKALMSCLVCLVSSCKTHLQPHDSVPALKKHKLVKASTQLQENICSRHDELLKIYCRTDQNCICYLCMVDDHKGHDTVSAAAERTEKQSQLGMSQQKLQQRIQEREKELKELQQAVESLKIYRLPSIL from the exons atggctctggaggAAA CAACAACCGTCCAAAAGGCTCAGCAGGCAGTTCTGCTGGACCAGGACCAGTtctcttgttctgtctgtctggatctacTGAAGGAGCCAGTCACTATTCCCTGTGGACACCGTTACTGTAGGAGCTGTATTGAGGGCTGCTGGGATCAGGATGATCTGAAGGGGATCTACAGCTGTCCTCAGTGCAGACAGACCTTCACTCCAAGGCCTGCTCTGAGAAAGAATAACATGTTGGCTGAAGTGGTGGAGAAACTGAAGAAGACAGGACTTCAGGCTGATCCCCCTGATCTGGGCTATGCTGGACCTGGAGATGTGGCATGTGATTTCTGCACTGAGACCAGAAAGCAGAAAGCCCTCATGTCCTGTCTGGTGTGTCTGGTGTCTTCCTGCAAGACTCACCTCCAGCCTCACGATAGTGTCCCTGCACTAAAGAAGCACAAGCTGGTCAAAGCCTCCACACAGCTACAGGAGAACATCTGCTCCCGTCATGACGAACTGCTGAAGATTTACTGTCGTACCGATCAGAATTGTATCTGTTATCTGTGTATGGTGGATGATCATAAAGGCCATGATACAGTCTCAGCTGCAGCGGAGAGGACCGAGAAACAG AGTCAGCTGGGGATGAGTCAGCAGAAGCTCCAGCAGAgaatccaggagagagagaaggagctgaAGGAGCTCCAACAGGCTGTGGAGTCTCTCAAG atctatcggctgccttcgatactgtga